A genomic window from Gossypium hirsutum isolate 1008001.06 chromosome D10, Gossypium_hirsutum_v2.1, whole genome shotgun sequence includes:
- the LOC107915158 gene encoding uncharacterized protein isoform X2, with the protein METENQNSFQLDVGNLLTFNPFHNFPSLSTSRETRSGVKDSIPAWIKFSIQAPGEIPYSGIYYDPPEEDAATGSVSRNLDNSLLFVPLKPFVAEFPAAKKEEQSDRLSNLVGAGYQAFEDAILNKLTKKNNKNDDKKVLGADCKCVSGILSIDVLPTCPKFTSSGLNFSFLKYTF; encoded by the exons ATGGAGACGGAGAACCAGAACTCTTTTCAACTTGATGTGGGAAATCTCCTCACTTTTAACCCTTTTCACAACTTTCCTTCCCTCTCCACTTCCAG GGAAACTAGATCTGGGGTTAAGGATTCTATTCCTGCTTGGATCAAGTTCTCTATTCAAGCACCTGGTGAAATCCCATACAGTGGAATATACTATGATCCACCAGAAGAG gATGCTGCTACAGGCAGTGTTAGTAGGAATCTAGATAATTCGTTATTATTTGTGCCTCTTAAACCCTTTGTTGCGGAGTTTCCAGCCGCCAAAAAAGAAGAGCAAAGTGATCGATTGAGTAATTTGGTTGGAGCTGGTTACCAAGCTTTTGAAGATGCTATTTTAAATAAACTGACAAAG aaaaataacaaaaatgatgACAAAAAGGTCTTAGGAGCAGATTGCAAATGCGTCAGTGGCATTTTATCCATAGATGTTTTGCCAACATGTCCTAAATTTACTAGTTCGGGATTGAATTTTAGCTTTCTGAAGTATACCTTTTAA
- the LOC107915158 gene encoding uncharacterized protein isoform X1 encodes METENQNSFQLDVGNLLTFNPFHNFPSLSTSRETRSGVKDSIPAWIKFSIQAPGEIPYSGIYYDPPEEDAATGSVSRNLDNSLLFVPLKPFVAEFPAAKKEEQSDRLSNLVGAGYQAFEDAILNKLTKLQKNNKNDDKKVLGADCKCVSGILSIDVLPTCPKFTSSGLNFSFLKYTF; translated from the exons ATGGAGACGGAGAACCAGAACTCTTTTCAACTTGATGTGGGAAATCTCCTCACTTTTAACCCTTTTCACAACTTTCCTTCCCTCTCCACTTCCAG GGAAACTAGATCTGGGGTTAAGGATTCTATTCCTGCTTGGATCAAGTTCTCTATTCAAGCACCTGGTGAAATCCCATACAGTGGAATATACTATGATCCACCAGAAGAG gATGCTGCTACAGGCAGTGTTAGTAGGAATCTAGATAATTCGTTATTATTTGTGCCTCTTAAACCCTTTGTTGCGGAGTTTCCAGCCGCCAAAAAAGAAGAGCAAAGTGATCGATTGAGTAATTTGGTTGGAGCTGGTTACCAAGCTTTTGAAGATGCTATTTTAAATAAACTGACAAAG CtgcagaaaaataacaaaaatgatgACAAAAAGGTCTTAGGAGCAGATTGCAAATGCGTCAGTGGCATTTTATCCATAGATGTTTTGCCAACATGTCCTAAATTTACTAGTTCGGGATTGAATTTTAGCTTTCTGAAGTATACCTTTTAA
- the LOC107915158 gene encoding uncharacterized protein isoform X5, with protein sequence METENQNSFQLDVGNLLTFNPFHNFPSLSTSRETRSGVKDSIPAWIKFSIQAPGEIPYSGIYYDPPEEDAATGSVSRNLDNSLLFVPLKPFVAEFPAAKKEEQSDRLSNLVGAGYQAFEDAILNKLTKNLRLWPFFPIVE encoded by the exons ATGGAGACGGAGAACCAGAACTCTTTTCAACTTGATGTGGGAAATCTCCTCACTTTTAACCCTTTTCACAACTTTCCTTCCCTCTCCACTTCCAG GGAAACTAGATCTGGGGTTAAGGATTCTATTCCTGCTTGGATCAAGTTCTCTATTCAAGCACCTGGTGAAATCCCATACAGTGGAATATACTATGATCCACCAGAAGAG gATGCTGCTACAGGCAGTGTTAGTAGGAATCTAGATAATTCGTTATTATTTGTGCCTCTTAAACCCTTTGTTGCGGAGTTTCCAGCCGCCAAAAAAGAAGAGCAAAGTGATCGATTGAGTAATTTGGTTGGAGCTGGTTACCAAGCTTTTGAAGATGCTATTTTAAATAAACTGACAAAG AATCTCAGACTTTGGCCTTTTTTCCCCATTGTTGAGTAG
- the LOC107915158 gene encoding uncharacterized protein isoform X3 produces the protein MYLDKDGKDREMNNRRETRSGVKDSIPAWIKFSIQAPGEIPYSGIYYDPPEEDAATGSVSRNLDNSLLFVPLKPFVAEFPAAKKEEQSDRLSNLVGAGYQAFEDAILNKLTKLQKNNKNDDKKVLGADCKCVSGILSIDVLPTCPKFTSSGLNFSFLKYTF, from the exons ATGTACTTGGACAAAGATGGGAAAGatcgtgaaatgaat AATCGCAGGGAAACTAGATCTGGGGTTAAGGATTCTATTCCTGCTTGGATCAAGTTCTCTATTCAAGCACCTGGTGAAATCCCATACAGTGGAATATACTATGATCCACCAGAAGAG gATGCTGCTACAGGCAGTGTTAGTAGGAATCTAGATAATTCGTTATTATTTGTGCCTCTTAAACCCTTTGTTGCGGAGTTTCCAGCCGCCAAAAAAGAAGAGCAAAGTGATCGATTGAGTAATTTGGTTGGAGCTGGTTACCAAGCTTTTGAAGATGCTATTTTAAATAAACTGACAAAG CtgcagaaaaataacaaaaatgatgACAAAAAGGTCTTAGGAGCAGATTGCAAATGCGTCAGTGGCATTTTATCCATAGATGTTTTGCCAACATGTCCTAAATTTACTAGTTCGGGATTGAATTTTAGCTTTCTGAAGTATACCTTTTAA
- the LOC107915158 gene encoding uncharacterized protein isoform X4, whose amino-acid sequence METRSGVKDSIPAWIKFSIQAPGEIPYSGIYYDPPEEDAATGSVSRNLDNSLLFVPLKPFVAEFPAAKKEEQSDRLSNLVGAGYQAFEDAILNKLTKLQKNNKNDDKKVLGADCKCVSGILSIDVLPTCPKFTSSGLNFSFLKYTF is encoded by the exons at GGAAACTAGATCTGGGGTTAAGGATTCTATTCCTGCTTGGATCAAGTTCTCTATTCAAGCACCTGGTGAAATCCCATACAGTGGAATATACTATGATCCACCAGAAGAG gATGCTGCTACAGGCAGTGTTAGTAGGAATCTAGATAATTCGTTATTATTTGTGCCTCTTAAACCCTTTGTTGCGGAGTTTCCAGCCGCCAAAAAAGAAGAGCAAAGTGATCGATTGAGTAATTTGGTTGGAGCTGGTTACCAAGCTTTTGAAGATGCTATTTTAAATAAACTGACAAAG CtgcagaaaaataacaaaaatgatgACAAAAAGGTCTTAGGAGCAGATTGCAAATGCGTCAGTGGCATTTTATCCATAGATGTTTTGCCAACATGTCCTAAATTTACTAGTTCGGGATTGAATTTTAGCTTTCTGAAGTATACCTTTTAA
- the LOC107915160 gene encoding MDIS1-interacting receptor like kinase 2, with product MPSFSISFKLFFFLLFFASSHAFSSKTIPSREAEALLKWKASLPSNTQTLLSSLWGGSNHCNWTGITCNNAGSVTKMVLREYELKLRGTLHNLNFFYFPNLIWLQLRNNSFYGSIPSHIGNLSNLNFLDLSYNNFSGNIPLEITLLESLYLISLSDNSIIGSIPREIGRLSTTSYIYFMRNNLAGPIPIEILNLTKLHDLDLSHNNLFGSIPSDIGRLSSLSILFLNQNHLTGTIPTSIGDLQNLSQFMLIENRLNGSIPKEIGRIRSLWIIDFSDNHLSGPIPASIGNLSNLKFLYLWSNNLSGSIPNEIGMLKPLLDLQLSDNSLTGAIPDSIGNLTNLETLVLHFNGLSDSIPTSMGNLNKLSMLKVFQNRLSGLVPQTLNNLTHLQSLQLSDNHLRGSLPENVCLGGLLTHFAASNNRLTGSIPSSLRNCTSLYRVRLDGNHLTGNISEAFGIYPNLDFISLSNNNIFGELSSNWGQCHNLTNLQISNNNISGMIPFELGHATQLQELDLSSNHLNGEIPKELGKLTTMSRLFLSGNQFSGKIPSQIGLLSKLEQLDLASNNFSGPIPDDLGNCFKLFNLNLSKNSLEESIPSSISYINALQSLDLSQNSLIGGIPQQFGKLQSLEVLNLSHNMLNGSILEACNNLHGLRIVNISFNQFEGPIPNLKAFHEASFDALRNNKGLCGNATGLMVCVPSFVDNHGHGKRTKVIISVMFPLFGGLLFLFLLVGSFFTFCKKTQTKESEPRDEPQGDIFTVLGFNGRVLHDSIIEATEDFSSDYCIGSGGYGSVYKAALPTGQVVAVKKLHQSEDNILNNNLKAFESEISALLEIRHRNLVQMYGFCSHPKHSFLVYELVERGSLRMVLSNNERAKELDWKKRLNVGKGLANALSYMHRGHSQPIVHRDISSNNVLLDLDYEARVSDFGTARILKPDSSNWTSLAGTYGYIAPELAYTMRVDEKCDVYSFGVLTMEVFMGRHPGDLISYFSSLESTSSSTSNDQQVLLKDTIDQRLSPPVGQSAEDLVSTMKIAVACLNGNPQLRPTMQQVSQALGRQSLPLPSPFRTIKLEELLRDIVCNGQLR from the exons ATGCCTTCTTTCTCAATATCATTCAaactcttcttcttcctcctcttctTTGCATCTTCCCATGCTTTCTCTTCTAAAACCATACCCTCCAGGGAAGCTGAAGCTCTTCTAAAATGGAAAGCTAGCCTCCCCAGCAACACCCAAACTTTGCTCTCTTCTTTGTGGGGCGGAAGCAACCATTGCAATTGGACTGGAATCACTTGCAACAATGCTGGAAGCGTCACCAAAATGGTCCTACGagaatatgaattgaaattgagaggTACACTTCACAATCTCAACTTCTTTTACTTCCCCAACTTGATTTGGCTTCAGCTTCGAAACAACTCATTCTATGGGTCCATTCCTTCACACATCGGGAACCTTTCCAACCTCAACTTCCTTGACTTGTCATACAATAATTTCTCTGGGAATATCCCTTTAGAAATTACCTTATTGGAAAGTCTTTATTTGATCTCCTTAAGTGACAATTCAATAATTGGTTCCATTCCACGAGAAATAGGAAGGCTGAGTAcaacttcatacatttatttcATGAGAAACAATCTAGCTGGTCCCATTCCAATAGAAATTTTGAACCTTACCAAGCTTCATGACCTGGACTTGTCACACAATAATCTCTTTGGAAGTATTCCTTCTGATATAGGAAGGTTGAGTTCACTTTCTATTCTTTTCCTTAACCAAAACCATCTCACTGGTACAATACCTACTTCTATTGGAGACTTGCAGAATTTATCCCAATTTATGCTCATTGAAAATAGGCTCAATGGTTCCATACCTAAAGAGATCGGAAGAATTAGATCACTTTGGATAATTGATTTTTCAGACAATCACCTAAGTGGTCCTATCCCAGCAAGTATAGGAAACTTAAGTAACCTCAAATTTCTCTATCTTTGGAGTAATAATCTCTCTGGTTCTATCCCCAATGAGATAGGAATGCTCAAACCTCTTCTCGACTTGCAGTTGTCGGACAATAGTCTCACTGGTGCCATCCCTGATTCCATAGGAAACTTGACTAACTTGGAAACACTTGTGCTTCATTTTAATGGGCTTTCTGATTCAATCCCAACTTCCATGGGAAACTTAAACAAGTTGTCGATGCTTAAGGTTTTTCAAAATAGATTATCAGGCCTTGTTCCTCAAACTTTGAACAATCTTACTCATTTACAATCATTACAATTATCAGACAACCATCTTAGAGGTTCATTACCTGAGAATGTATGCCTGGGGGGATTGCTCACTCATTTTGCAGCTTCCAACAATAGATTGACTGGTTCGATTCCATCAAGTTTGAGAAACTGTACAAGCTTATACAGAGTTAGGCTTGACGGGAACCACTTAACGGGAAATATATCAGAAGCCTTTGGTATATACCcaaatttggattttatttcaTTAAGCAACAACAACATTTTCGGTGAACTTTCTTCAAATTGGGGACAATGCCATAATCTAACAAACCTACAGATCTCCAACAATAACATTTCTGGAATGATTCCGTTCGAATTGGGACATGCAACCCAATTACAAGAACTTGATCTCTCTTCGAATCATCTAAATGGTGAGATTCCTAAGGAACTGGGAAAGTTGACAACGATGAGCCGTCTTTTTCTAAGTGGTAACCAATTTTCTGGCAAAATTCCATCACAGATTGGACTTCTTTCAAAACTCGAACAACTTGACTTGGCATCAAACAATTTTAGTGGGCCTATTCCTGATGATCTTGGAAATTGCTTCAAGTTATTCAACTTGAATTTGAGCAAGAACAGCCTCGAAGAGAGCATTCCATCTTCAATAAGCTACATTAATGCTCTTCAAAGCCTAGATTTGAGTCAGAATTCACTTATTGGAGGTATCCCACAACAGTTTGGAAAATTACAGTCCTTGGAAGTATTGAACCTTTCTCACAATATGCTCAACGGTTCCATCCTGGAAGCTTGTAATAATTTGCATGGTTTGAGAATTGTGAACAtatctttcaatcaatttgaaGGTCCAATTCCAAATCTTAAGGCTTTTCATGAGGCTTCGTTTGATGCCTTGAGAAACAATAAAGGCCTATGCGGTAATGCCACTGGACTAATGGTTTGTGTTCCTTCTTTCGTTGACAACCATGGTCATGGAAAAAGGACCAAAGTCATCATTTCAGTTATGTTTCCACTCTTTGGCGGtctactttttctatttttattggtTGGAAGTTTCTTTACTTTCTGCAAAAAGACTCAAACAAAAGAATCAGAGCCAAGGGATGAACCACAAGGAGATATTTTTACTGTATTGGGATTTAATGGAAGAGTACTCCATGACAGCATTATTGAAGCCACTGAAGATTTTAGCTCCGACTATTGCATTGGTTCAGGAGGATACGGAAGTGTTTATAAAGCTGCATTACCAACTGGTCAAGTGGTTGCAGTGAAGAAGCTTCACCAATCTGAAGACAACATTCTCAACAACAACTTGAAAGCCTTTGAAAGCGAGATTAGTGCTTTATTAGAAATAAGGCACCGTAACCTTGTGCAGATGTATGGTTTTTGTTCACATCCAAAGCATTCATTTTTGGTTTATGAGCTCGTGGAAAGGGGAAGTTTGAGAATGGTGTTAAGCAACAATGAACGGGCTAAGGAGCTGGACTGGAAGAAGAGGTTAAATGTTGGTAAAGGATTAGCTAATGCTTTGTCTTATATGCATCGTGGCCATTCACAACCTATAGTTCATCGAGACATTTCTAGCAACAATGTTCTCTTGGATTTGGACTATGAAGCTCGTGTCTCTGATTTTGGCACTGCTAGGATTTTAAAGCCTGACTCCTCCAACTGGACTTCACTTGCAGGAACCTACGGGTATATAGCTCCAG AGTTGGCTTATACAATGAGAGTAGATGAGAAGTGTGATGTCTACAGTTTTGGGGTGCTAACGATGGAAGTTTTTATGGGGAGGCATCCTGGTGATCTTATTTCGTATTTTTCATCACTGGAATCGACATCGTCATCGACATCAAATGACCAACAGGTTTTACTGAAAGATACGATAGACCAACGCCTTTCACCACCAGTAGGGCAATCTGCGGAAGACTTGGTCTCTACTATGAAGATAGCAGTGGCATGCTTGAATGGCAATCCCCAACTCCGGCCAACCATGCAGCAAGTTTCTCAGGCCCTTGGTCGTCAATCCCTTCCTTTACCGAGCCCCTTCAGGACCATAAAATTGGAAGAACTGTTGAGAGATATAGTCTGCAATGGCCAACTAAGGTGA